The genome window TATTCTATATTTTTATTATGATTCCTGCTAATTATTTCTATTTATCTACTCCAATTTTAAGCTTAGTTATAATAACTCATTAATTTAAATACTTGCTGTGATAAGTTAGCAATCTGGGCTAGCATGGCTTGGAAAATATGATTTTAGTGCTACTAAATTAGTATTAAACTTCATAAATATTTACCTCAGATATCAACTAATATTTTATCTATAAAAAATAATAATTACTAAATACATCTATATAGTTAAACAAAATAACTAAATAATCCTGCAAACCAGTTAACTGCAAATCCAATTTAATAAATTTTAACTATATAACTTTCCAGTATAATAATCCATTCTAAACAAACTATAAAAATAAAGGAGTGAACTAAATGCAGAATAAAAATTTCACTGATGTAATTATTGACCAATTAAACAAATGGAACATTGAGCATATTTACGGCTATGCCGGAGATACGATTCTAGAATTCTTTTCTGCTCTTGAAGATTCACCTATTAAGCTATATACTTCAAAACATGAAGGAACTGCTGGACTAATGGCTTCAGCAGAAGCAAAACTAAATGACGAATTAGCCGTCTGTGTAGCTCACAGTGGTCCTGGCACAGCCAATATTATTAACGGAATCGGTGATGCCTATAGTGATAAAGTACCACTTTTATTAATTACAGGTCAAGTTCCAACCTGGAATATAGGAACTAATTATAAACAGTTTGTGAATCAATTAGAATTAACTAAGCCATTAACTGTCTTTTCTAGTCTTGTTACCAATCCAGATTCTATAGTTGATTTAATGGTTAAAGCAATGACCATGTCAATTGTAAAAGGAGGCGTCAGCCATTTAGCTATTCCTATGGATTTATGGCAGTCTGAAACTAATGCTCTCCCTCGAGAATACCCTGATCATTTAAATAAAAAAGAAATTCCAGAAGAAAATACTATTAAAAAAGCAGCAAGTAAAATAAATCAAGCTAATAAGCCAATTATCCTCTATGGACGCGGTGCAAAAAATTGTAAAGAAGAACTAAAAAAACTGGCCCAACAAATTGATGCCGGACTAATTTATACACTTCCAGCTAAAGGAATAATTCCAGATAATTATTCTCTATCTCTTGGAGGCTTAGGACTAGCAGGTAGTGACATAGCAAGTCAATTATTAAATGAAACAGATTTGATTATCAACTTTGGAGCGACTTGGTGGCCCATGGATTATGTCCCGCGCCAGCCTGAAATAATTCAATTTGATACAGTTAAAGAAAATATCGGGGCAACACATCCAGTAGAATTAGGAATTTTAGGTGATATTAAAGAATCTCTTGCTTTGCTGCTAGAAAAAATATCAGAAAAAGATAATCAAGATTGGCGATCAAAAATTGACTCCGTACGTGAAAACTGGTTAAATGATTTAGAAGAAAAGATTGAAATTACTGAAACGCCTTTAACTCCGAAATCTGTTATTCAAACTATCAGCAAAAAAACTGAAAATAATGAAATTATATCCCTTGATTCCGGAGATAATGTAGTCTGGTTTGGCAAATACTTTACAGACCAATGTCAAGATATCTTAGTTTCAGGCAGTTGGCGTACTATGGGATTTGGAGTACCAGCATCTTTAGCTGCTAAAATTAATCAACCCAAAGCTCCTGTAACCTCTATTACTGGAGACGGCGGTATTGGTATGGTATTAGCTGAAATATTAACAGCAGTTAGATATGATCTGCCCGTTAGAATTATTATTATGAATAATGGCACGCTAGCCATGGAAAAGAATAGAATGATCACAGCTAATCTTACACCAGAAGAAGTAGATCTAACTAACCCTGATTTTGTTGACTTGGCTGAATCATGTAACGCAAAAGGATTTAGGCCAGAAAGCATTGGAGAATTAGAAAATATTCTAGACCAAACCCAACAATTGAATGAAGTAGCCGTTATTGACGTACCTACTCAACCTTCTACAGTACCCGGAACTAAATTAATGTAATAATCTACTTTTCCCACTTAATAACCTTCTTTTCCAGCCAGGCTATTAAATAATAAAGTCCACCAGCTAAAATAGATAAAATAATAACACTTGTCATTACTAAATTTAATTTAAAAACCTGTCCTCCATAAACAATTAGATATCCTAATCCAGCTTCCGAAACTAAAAACTCCCCTACTATAGTTCCTACTAAAGAAAGACCTATATTTACTTTTAAAGCTGCAAAAATAGTAGGTAAATTCTCCGGTAAGACTACCTTCTTAAAAATCTCAAATTTATTTGCTCCTAGAGTTTTAAGTAGCTTTATCTTATTCTTATCTGTCTCTCTAAATCCATTATAGACCATCATGATTGTAACTATAATTGAAATCAAAAGTGCCATACCAATTATGGCTATAGTACCATTTCCTAACCAAATAATCAATACTGGCCCTAAAGCCATCTTCGGTAATGCATTCAATACAATAATAAATGGTTCAAAAATCTGAGATAGATAGTCAGACCACCATAAAATAGTTGCAATCATTAACCCACCAATAGAACCAAACGAAAATCCAATTAAAGTCTCATATACTGTTACCCAAATATGTCTAAACAACTTACCATTCATTGCCATTTGATAAACTGTCTTCAAAATTTGGGAGGGATAGCTGGTAATAAATGGATCAATAACTTTATGTTTAGCTGCCAACTGCCAACCTACAATTAAAACTACTAAAATTAAAATTTGTAATATCTTTATGCTGACCTCTCGCAACCTCATTTTTTTTAGATACTTACCATGCTCTTCTGTAACTGAATCTTTAGTTAAATATTTATTTAACACAGTTTTCAATCTTTTAAACATATACATCCAGCTCCTCCCAAATAGAATTAAAGTAATACCTAAAATCTTCAGCTTCTCGCGCTTTAAAAGTAGAAAATTCTCCACTTATTGCTAAATCAATTTTATATTCTTCTTTGATCCTACCAGGACGTTCAGTAAAAATTAATACTCTATCAGACA of Sporohalobacter salinus contains these proteins:
- a CDS encoding ABC transporter permease; its protein translation is MYMFKRLKTVLNKYLTKDSVTEEHGKYLKKMRLREVSIKILQILILVVLIVGWQLAAKHKVIDPFITSYPSQILKTVYQMAMNGKLFRHIWVTVYETLIGFSFGSIGGLMIATILWWSDYLSQIFEPFIIVLNALPKMALGPVLIIWLGNGTIAIIGMALLISIIVTIMMVYNGFRETDKNKIKLLKTLGANKFEIFKKVVLPENLPTIFAALKVNIGLSLVGTIVGEFLVSEAGLGYLIVYGGQVFKLNLVMTSVIILSILAGGLYYLIAWLEKKVIKWEK
- a CDS encoding thiamine pyrophosphate-binding protein, which produces MQNKNFTDVIIDQLNKWNIEHIYGYAGDTILEFFSALEDSPIKLYTSKHEGTAGLMASAEAKLNDELAVCVAHSGPGTANIINGIGDAYSDKVPLLLITGQVPTWNIGTNYKQFVNQLELTKPLTVFSSLVTNPDSIVDLMVKAMTMSIVKGGVSHLAIPMDLWQSETNALPREYPDHLNKKEIPEENTIKKAASKINQANKPIILYGRGAKNCKEELKKLAQQIDAGLIYTLPAKGIIPDNYSLSLGGLGLAGSDIASQLLNETDLIINFGATWWPMDYVPRQPEIIQFDTVKENIGATHPVELGILGDIKESLALLLEKISEKDNQDWRSKIDSVRENWLNDLEEKIEITETPLTPKSVIQTISKKTENNEIISLDSGDNVVWFGKYFTDQCQDILVSGSWRTMGFGVPASLAAKINQPKAPVTSITGDGGIGMVLAEILTAVRYDLPVRIIIMNNGTLAMEKNRMITANLTPEEVDLTNPDFVDLAESCNAKGFRPESIGELENILDQTQQLNEVAVIDVPTQPSTVPGTKLM